A single region of the Salipaludibacillus sp. LMS25 genome encodes:
- the hemY gene encoding protoporphyrinogen oxidase produces the protein MTKPRIAIVGGGITGLATAFYLQKELREKALDAELILYEASERLGGRIQTDYEEGFVIEQGPDSFLARKKSMSQLAEEVGLAEDLVSNQSGSFILNKNKLYPMPEGAVMGIPTKCMPFVKTGLFSLKGKSRAAFDLVLPRTMSDDEDQSLGYFFRRRLGNEVVDHLIEPLLSGIYAGDIDRLSLKATFPHFQQMESKYRSLILGMKSSMAKKQTSESSKKQSKNKGMFLTFKHGLQSFVDAIEAHLEMCKVEKNKALKEVEKEGKQYRLSFQDGTRDVVDHLILTTPHQHTYELFKQHGFMKPLGDIPATSVATVALAYPKDAVKKDIEGTGFVVSKKSNYTITACTWTHKKWVHSAPEDYALLRAYVGRAGDDSIVNKSDEAILQKVREDLDDIMDIEGEPKFYKIKRWQESMPQYQVGHVDMMTYVFSKFKAHYPKIILTGASYNGIGLPDCISQGKSAAEDIVAKL, from the coding sequence CGCGTATTGCAATAGTTGGAGGAGGAATCACGGGACTAGCTACTGCCTTTTATTTACAAAAAGAACTTAGAGAAAAAGCATTAGATGCGGAGTTAATTCTTTACGAAGCTAGTGAACGATTAGGTGGTCGCATACAAACAGATTATGAAGAGGGGTTTGTAATTGAACAAGGACCAGATTCATTTTTAGCAAGAAAGAAGAGTATGTCACAGTTAGCTGAGGAAGTAGGATTAGCTGAAGATCTTGTGAGCAATCAGTCGGGTTCTTTTATATTGAATAAAAATAAACTCTATCCCATGCCTGAAGGAGCGGTTATGGGTATTCCAACAAAATGTATGCCCTTTGTAAAAACTGGTCTCTTCTCGTTGAAAGGAAAATCTCGAGCAGCATTCGACCTCGTGTTGCCTCGAACGATGAGTGATGATGAAGACCAATCTCTCGGCTATTTTTTTCGCCGTCGCCTTGGCAATGAAGTTGTCGATCACCTTATTGAGCCACTTCTATCAGGTATCTACGCAGGTGATATAGATCGCCTCAGCTTGAAAGCTACTTTTCCACATTTTCAACAAATGGAGTCTAAATATCGCAGTCTTATCCTAGGGATGAAATCATCGATGGCAAAAAAACAAACGAGTGAGAGCTCCAAAAAACAGTCGAAAAATAAAGGGATGTTTCTCACATTTAAACATGGTTTACAGTCTTTTGTGGATGCGATTGAAGCGCATTTAGAGATGTGCAAAGTGGAAAAAAATAAAGCCCTTAAAGAGGTTGAAAAAGAGGGGAAGCAATACCGACTTTCCTTTCAAGACGGTACTCGTGATGTGGTAGATCATCTCATTCTTACGACACCTCATCAGCATACTTATGAGCTTTTTAAGCAACATGGATTTATGAAGCCGTTAGGTGACATCCCTGCAACATCCGTTGCAACGGTGGCTCTTGCTTATCCGAAAGACGCAGTGAAAAAAGATATCGAAGGAACAGGATTTGTAGTATCGAAAAAGTCAAACTATACAATTACAGCCTGTACATGGACGCATAAAAAATGGGTACACTCAGCTCCGGAAGATTACGCCCTGCTCCGTGCTTACGTCGGAAGAGCAGGTGATGATAGTATCGTGAATAAATCGGATGAAGCGATACTTCAAAAAGTCCGGGAAGACTTAGACGATATTATGGATATTGAAGGTGAACCTAAATTTTATAAGATTAAACGATGGCAGGAGTCAATGCCACAGTATCAAGTCGGTCATGTAGATATGATGACGTATGTTTTTTCTAAATTTAAAGCTCATTATCCAAAAATCATCCTTACGGGAGCAAGCTATAATGGTATCGGCTTGCCAGACTGTATAAGTCAAGGAAAATCAGCGGCGGAAGACATCGTTGCCAAGTTATAG